A single window of Flavobacterium aestivum DNA harbors:
- the feoB gene encoding ferrous iron transport protein B gives MSLKNINVALIGNPNVGKTSVFNQLTGLNQQVGNYPGITVEKKMGFCKLPNNIKANILDLPGTYSLNASSIDESVVIELLLNKNDRLYPDVALVVTDVENLKRNLLLYTQIKDLEIPTILIINMADRMEHKGITLDISYLEEHLKTKIALISSRKGHGIEELKDLIVSYKTISSEPCLNASSIDVEYFNNLRHAFPNQLLYKLWLVITQDVNFLNLERNEIRSSFTKSHSDLKRLQQKETIKRYQFINDVLKEGLKIDSSIAKDFRSKLDRVLTHKIWGYAIFFLILFVIFQSIFEWSKIPMDFIDSTFATLSTMAGKHLPPGVLTNLISQGIIPGIGGILIFIPQIAFLFLFISILEESGYMSRVVFLMDKIMRRFGLSGKSVVPLISGTACAIPAIMATRNIENWKERLITILVTPFTTCSARLPVYAIIIGLVIPDTYVLGILNVQGLTLMLLYVIGFAMAILSAYILNIILKVKEKTFFVVEMPNYKLPMFKNVAINVIEKTKAFVFGAGKIILAISVILWFLASYGPGKQFNEAEKIIIENTKAHPLSETEFNNAVASQKLENSYIGLMGKTIEPVISPLGYDWKIGIAIISSFAAREVFVGTLATIYSVGGTDNENTIKNKMAEEVNPETNQKIFNFASGISLLLFYAFAMQCASTLAITKKETNSWKWPASQLVFMSTLAYLVALIAFQILK, from the coding sequence ATGAGTTTAAAAAATATCAATGTTGCTTTAATTGGAAATCCAAACGTGGGGAAAACTTCGGTTTTTAACCAACTCACAGGTTTGAATCAACAAGTTGGTAACTATCCCGGAATTACCGTAGAGAAAAAGATGGGTTTTTGCAAACTGCCCAACAATATCAAAGCCAATATTCTTGATTTACCGGGTACTTATAGCTTAAACGCCAGTTCTATTGACGAAAGTGTTGTTATAGAACTTTTGCTTAACAAAAATGATCGCCTCTATCCAGACGTTGCCCTTGTGGTTACCGATGTGGAGAATCTAAAACGAAATTTACTTCTTTATACCCAAATAAAAGATCTTGAAATTCCTACCATTCTAATCATTAATATGGCTGACAGAATGGAACATAAAGGAATTACTTTGGATATTTCTTATCTCGAAGAACATTTAAAAACCAAAATTGCGCTTATCAGTTCCAGAAAAGGACACGGAATAGAGGAATTAAAGGATTTAATTGTTAGTTATAAAACCATTTCAAGCGAACCTTGCTTAAATGCTTCGAGTATTGATGTAGAATATTTTAATAATCTTCGTCATGCCTTTCCTAATCAGTTATTGTATAAATTATGGTTAGTAATTACACAAGATGTCAACTTCTTGAATCTGGAACGCAATGAAATCCGCAGTTCTTTTACCAAATCCCATTCGGATTTGAAACGATTGCAACAAAAAGAAACCATCAAGCGTTATCAATTCATCAATGATGTTCTAAAAGAAGGTTTAAAAATTGATTCTAGTATTGCGAAAGATTTTCGCAGTAAACTAGATCGCGTTCTTACACACAAAATATGGGGTTATGCTATTTTCTTCCTGATTTTATTTGTGATTTTTCAATCTATTTTTGAATGGTCCAAAATTCCAATGGATTTTATAGACAGTACTTTTGCCACTTTAAGCACAATGGCTGGCAAACATTTACCTCCGGGTGTGTTAACCAATTTGATTTCACAAGGGATAATTCCCGGAATTGGAGGTATTTTGATATTCATTCCCCAAATTGCCTTTTTATTTTTATTCATTTCCATACTCGAGGAGAGTGGTTATATGAGTCGCGTGGTCTTCTTAATGGATAAAATTATGCGCAGATTTGGATTATCAGGTAAGAGTGTAGTTCCTTTAATTTCTGGAACAGCCTGTGCTATTCCTGCAATTATGGCAACTCGAAACATAGAAAACTGGAAAGAACGTTTAATCACAATATTGGTAACTCCTTTCACAACTTGCTCCGCTCGATTACCGGTTTACGCCATTATTATCGGGTTGGTTATTCCAGATACTTATGTTTTAGGAATATTGAATGTACAAGGATTAACCTTAATGCTTTTGTATGTTATTGGTTTTGCAATGGCAATATTATCGGCTTATATCTTGAATATCATTCTAAAAGTAAAAGAGAAAACATTCTTTGTGGTAGAAATGCCCAACTATAAATTACCAATGTTCAAGAATGTGGCCATAAATGTAATTGAGAAAACAAAAGCATTCGTTTTTGGTGCCGGAAAAATCATTTTGGCTATATCTGTTATTTTATGGTTTTTGGCTTCTTACGGACCAGGAAAACAGTTTAACGAAGCCGAAAAAATAATAATCGAGAATACTAAGGCACATCCATTATCTGAAACCGAATTTAATAATGCTGTTGCTTCGCAAAAACTGGAAAACTCCTATATTGGATTAATGGGAAAAACCATCGAACCAGTAATCTCACCATTGGGTTATGACTGGAAGATTGGTATTGCTATCATCAGTTCGTTTGCAGCAAGAGAGGTGTTCGTAGGTACCTTGGCAACCATATACAGTGTTGGTGGAACCGATAATGAGAATACTATAAAAAATAAAATGGCAGAAGAAGTGAACCCAGAAACAAACCAGAAAATATTCAATTTTGCTTCGGGGATTTCATTACTCTTATTCTATGCATTTGCCATGCAATGTGCCAGTACTCTTGCCATAACCAAAAAGGAAACCAACTCATGGAAATGGCCTGCAAGTCAGCTTGTTTTTATGAGTACATTGGCCTATTTAGTGGCTTTGATTGCTTTTCAAATTCTAAAATAG
- a CDS encoding FeoB-associated Cys-rich membrane protein, with amino-acid sequence MIQEIIAFIILGVALTFLIRKFFFKKKSNKNCGSGDCGCS; translated from the coding sequence ATGATACAAGAAATAATAGCTTTTATCATTCTAGGTGTTGCCCTTACTTTTTTGATTCGAAAATTTTTCTTCAAAAAAAAATCGAACAAAAACTGTGGTAGTGGCGATTGCGGTTGTAGTTAA
- a CDS encoding YybH family protein, with the protein MKKTFIKGIVVSSVLLLLISCKKEESATAAIDTNQIKDEIQAKENEFADTYNSGVVKDIGYHADDAITYPQNSQPIIGKKAIVDFLKTHRDSITVGRKISFKTDDVFVSNDGNQVVEVGNYKVVDSTNAVVNSGNYMSLFVKRNGKYVCLRDMGTSDMPN; encoded by the coding sequence ATGAAAAAAACGTTTATTAAAGGAATAGTTGTATCAAGTGTATTGTTATTATTAATTTCCTGTAAAAAAGAAGAATCAGCTACCGCTGCAATTGACACTAATCAAATCAAAGATGAGATTCAAGCCAAAGAAAATGAGTTTGCAGACACATACAACTCAGGAGTAGTCAAAGACATAGGTTACCATGCTGATGATGCTATAACCTATCCGCAAAACAGTCAACCAATAATAGGCAAAAAAGCAATAGTTGATTTTTTAAAAACCCATAGAGATAGTATTACAGTAGGAAGAAAAATCTCCTTTAAAACCGACGACGTATTTGTGTCAAATGATGGAAACCAAGTCGTAGAAGTTGGTAATTATAAAGTAGTCGATTCTACTAATGCTGTTGTAAATTCAGGAAACTACATGAGCTTATTTGTAAAAAGAAACGGCAAATATGTTTGCTTAAGGGATATGGGCACATCAGACATGCCAAACTAA
- a CDS encoding metal-dependent transcriptional regulator has protein sequence MTFSEENYLKAIFHLTTRLDAEVSTNAIAEMMETKASSVTDMLKKLAEKDLINYKKYQGVSLTENGKLEAKMIVRKHRLWEVFLVEKLDFSWDEVHDIAEQLEHIKSEKLINKLDDFLGNPTEDPHGDPIPDAQGRMITVEKQLLSDLLGNQAGICVGVKDNSSDFLKYLDKQQIGLGSKIEVISKEAFDLSLKIKVNGEELAISNKIASNLFVKLV, from the coding sequence ATGACTTTTTCCGAAGAAAATTACCTAAAAGCCATATTCCATCTTACGACTCGATTAGATGCCGAGGTAAGTACCAACGCTATTGCAGAGATGATGGAAACCAAAGCTTCATCCGTAACAGATATGCTTAAAAAATTGGCCGAAAAGGACTTGATAAATTATAAAAAATATCAAGGTGTCTCGCTAACTGAGAATGGGAAACTGGAGGCCAAAATGATTGTTAGAAAGCACCGATTATGGGAAGTATTCTTGGTTGAAAAATTAGATTTTTCTTGGGATGAAGTACATGATATTGCTGAACAGTTAGAACACATTAAATCTGAAAAACTCATTAATAAACTGGACGATTTTCTGGGTAATCCTACCGAAGACCCACACGGTGACCCAATTCCAGATGCACAAGGCCGAATGATTACCGTAGAAAAGCAATTGCTTTCAGACTTGTTGGGAAATCAAGCAGGAATATGTGTAGGGGTAAAGGATAATTCTTCAGATTTCTTGAAATACCTCGATAAACAACAAATAGGTTTGGGATCTAAAATTGAAGTCATATCTAAAGAAGCCTTCGATTTATCATTAAAAATTAAAGTTAATGGAGAAGAACTGGCTATTTCGAATAAGATTGCCAGTAATTTATTTGTGAAATTAGTTTAG
- a CDS encoding Nramp family divalent metal transporter, whose protein sequence is MSKSLEEVHQSVTTQNKTTIFRRILAFFGPAYLVSVGYMDPGNWATDIAGGSQFGYALLWVLLMSNLMALLLQSLSARLGIVTQRDLAQASRETYSKFINYILYFLAEIAIAACDLAEVLGMAIGINLLFGIPLVEAVVITVLDTFLLLFLINKGIRKMEAFIIVLVTIIGFSFIFEMIFAQPEIGKVVYGLVPSLPNESALYIAIGIIGATVMPHNLYLHSSLVQTRKFDRSSGGIKQAIKYNFIDSTIALNLAFFVNAAILILAAATFYKNGMYEVAEIQDAYRFLQPLLGTKWAPTLFAVALIAAGQSSTVTGTLAGQIVMEGYLNLRIQPWVRRIITRLIAIVPAIIVIFIFGESVTGKMLILSQVILSLQLGFAIIPLIHFVSDKKRMKGFHISRTTEIASWIVALIIVSLNAKLVYSEIQGWLESSDNPLILWLTVVPLAVSFLILLLYIVIKPFVTKSKPDIQNHSPHLLSLKFSQAGTYSNKNIAVSVDFSAADEVALNHAFELGGIAAKYTLIHVVETVGAMMYGDEADDHETSIDETLLKEYKEMLSQKGYKIKTELGFGDPRKIIPEIINGGDFDILVMGTHGHTGLKDLIFGTTVDKLRHKISIPLFIVKN, encoded by the coding sequence ATGTCTAAATCATTAGAAGAAGTACACCAATCGGTTACTACGCAAAATAAAACCACTATATTTAGAAGAATATTAGCATTTTTTGGGCCAGCTTACTTAGTCAGCGTTGGCTATATGGATCCGGGAAATTGGGCTACAGATATTGCGGGAGGAAGTCAGTTTGGTTATGCGTTATTATGGGTGTTGCTTATGAGTAACTTAATGGCGTTGTTATTGCAAAGTTTAAGTGCCAGACTGGGAATTGTTACTCAACGTGATTTGGCGCAGGCCTCACGGGAAACCTATTCAAAATTCATTAATTATATTCTTTATTTTCTTGCCGAAATCGCTATTGCCGCTTGTGATTTGGCCGAAGTCCTGGGGATGGCAATAGGTATTAATTTATTGTTTGGAATCCCTTTGGTTGAAGCGGTTGTGATTACTGTTTTAGATACTTTTTTATTGCTTTTTCTTATCAATAAAGGGATTCGAAAAATGGAAGCTTTTATCATCGTACTTGTTACTATTATTGGATTTTCATTTATATTCGAAATGATATTTGCGCAACCGGAAATAGGGAAAGTAGTTTATGGTTTAGTTCCTTCGTTACCCAATGAATCGGCCCTTTATATTGCTATTGGAATCATTGGTGCCACGGTCATGCCTCACAATTTGTATTTGCATTCCTCTTTGGTGCAAACCAGAAAATTTGATAGAAGTTCGGGAGGTATCAAGCAAGCCATAAAGTATAATTTTATAGATTCAACAATTGCTTTGAACTTGGCATTCTTTGTCAATGCGGCTATTTTAATTTTGGCAGCAGCAACATTCTATAAAAACGGAATGTATGAAGTGGCAGAGATTCAAGATGCTTATCGTTTTTTGCAACCGTTATTAGGAACTAAATGGGCCCCCACTTTATTTGCAGTAGCTTTAATAGCAGCTGGACAAAGTTCTACAGTTACCGGAACGCTAGCGGGTCAAATTGTTATGGAAGGTTATCTAAATTTACGTATTCAGCCATGGGTTCGTAGAATAATTACCCGTTTAATAGCAATTGTACCGGCCATAATCGTTATTTTTATCTTTGGTGAAAGCGTTACTGGAAAAATGTTGATTCTAAGTCAGGTAATTTTAAGTTTACAGTTAGGTTTTGCCATCATACCGCTTATTCATTTTGTGAGTGATAAAAAAAGGATGAAAGGATTTCACATTAGCAGAACCACAGAAATAGCTTCATGGATAGTAGCTTTAATTATCGTTTCGCTCAACGCTAAATTGGTTTACTCTGAAATTCAAGGATGGTTGGAGTCTTCAGATAATCCATTAATCCTTTGGTTAACAGTGGTACCATTGGCAGTTAGCTTCTTGATTTTGTTGCTTTATATTGTAATTAAACCTTTTGTAACGAAATCAAAACCTGATATTCAAAACCATTCTCCGCATCTTCTGTCTCTAAAGTTTTCTCAGGCAGGAACTTATTCGAACAAAAATATTGCGGTATCAGTAGATTTCTCTGCTGCAGATGAAGTTGCTTTGAATCATGCCTTTGAATTAGGCGGAATAGCTGCCAAATACACTTTGATACATGTGGTAGAAACCGTTGGCGCTATGATGTATGGAGATGAAGCCGATGATCATGAAACCAGTATTGATGAAACATTACTAAAAGAGTATAAAGAAATGCTTTCGCAAAAGGGTTATAAAATTAAGACTGAATTAGGATTTGGTGATCCCCGTAAAATTATCCCTGAAATAATAAATGGAGGTGATTTTGATATTTTGGTAATGGGAACGCACGGGCATACAGGCTTAAAAGATTTGATTTTTGGAACTACAGTCGATAAATTGCGACACAAAATTTCAATACCTTTGTTTATTGTAAAAAATTAA
- a CDS encoding di-heme oxidoredictase family protein produces MKKIFLQSSIALLLSIITLTSCEATYTDIPADDAVLDGTIEGLSQEESARFLKGDAAFNEVFTSKTGLGPTFVSTSCVSCHAGDGKGHPFTTLTRFGQIDETGNLFLNQGGPQLQNRSLPGHLPEQIPAGATFAKFTPPANTGLGFLQFVTDSDIIAMSDPNDSNNDGISGVPNWIDIPNFVIPSSTAMSQNGKYIGRYGKKAAAHNLLHQTANAYNQDMGITSVFRPIDTYTHLEIDPEIATATVNDVVFYLQTLKAPIQRNQEDETVKQGAAIFNQINCTGCHKSELKTGHSPIKALSYKTFAPYTDLLLHDMGSGLDDNYTEGNAKTFEWRTPPLWGIGLSQGSQGGNLFLMHDGRARSIEEAILMHGGEATKSKNNFSALSKSDKESLLKFIKSL; encoded by the coding sequence ATGAAAAAAATATTTTTACAATCCAGCATAGCTTTATTACTATCAATTATTACGTTGACATCCTGTGAAGCTACGTATACTGACATACCGGCTGATGATGCTGTTTTAGACGGAACCATAGAGGGACTTTCACAAGAAGAATCGGCTCGCTTCCTAAAAGGGGATGCCGCTTTCAATGAGGTATTTACCAGTAAAACAGGACTAGGCCCAACCTTTGTGTCAACAAGCTGTGTGAGTTGTCATGCAGGCGATGGAAAAGGACACCCATTTACTACTCTTACTCGTTTTGGACAAATAGATGAAACAGGAAATTTATTCTTAAATCAAGGCGGGCCTCAATTACAAAACAGATCATTGCCTGGACATTTACCAGAACAAATCCCAGCGGGAGCAACTTTTGCCAAGTTTACCCCTCCTGCAAATACAGGCTTAGGCTTCTTACAGTTTGTAACAGATTCAGACATCATAGCAATGTCTGACCCAAACGACAGTAATAATGACGGAATTTCAGGTGTTCCAAACTGGATAGACATTCCCAATTTTGTAATTCCCTCCTCGACTGCTATGTCACAAAACGGAAAATATATTGGACGTTACGGCAAGAAAGCTGCTGCTCATAATTTATTGCATCAAACGGCAAACGCATACAATCAAGACATGGGAATAACATCCGTATTCAGACCAATTGATACTTATACTCATTTAGAAATCGATCCTGAAATTGCCACAGCTACCGTAAATGACGTTGTTTTTTATTTACAAACACTGAAAGCTCCTATTCAACGCAATCAAGAAGATGAAACTGTAAAACAAGGAGCAGCGATTTTCAATCAAATTAATTGTACAGGTTGTCATAAATCAGAATTGAAGACCGGACACTCACCTATCAAAGCCCTTTCATACAAAACATTTGCTCCATATACCGATTTATTATTGCACGATATGGGAAGCGGTTTAGACGATAATTATACTGAAGGAAACGCAAAAACTTTCGAATGGAGAACACCTCCGTTATGGGGAATAGGTCTTTCGCAAGGTTCACAAGGTGGCAATCTTTTCTTAATGCATGATGGTAGAGCTAGAAGTATTGAAGAAGCCATTTTGATGCATGGTGGAGAAGCAACAAAAAGCAAAAACAACTTTAGTGCACTTTCCAAATCTGACAAAGAATCATTATTGAAATTTATAAAATCATTGTAG
- a CDS encoding Rieske (2Fe-2S) protein, with protein sequence MNRKEFLKTCGFSYLAGITGVSLLESCSSSLAMSKEIVGSDILLPIADFEIKYNGKTKYKKYIIIQNELLKFPICVYRFDTENYTALLMECTHQGAELQVYGDKLQCSAHGSEFNNKGLVEDGPATTHLRNFPILIENNILKISLKK encoded by the coding sequence ATGAACAGAAAAGAATTTTTAAAAACATGCGGATTCAGTTACTTAGCGGGAATAACTGGTGTCTCATTATTAGAAAGTTGCAGTTCATCATTAGCAATGTCAAAAGAGATAGTTGGTTCTGATATACTATTGCCAATAGCTGATTTTGAAATAAAATATAATGGAAAAACTAAATATAAAAAATACATTATAATACAAAACGAGCTATTAAAATTTCCTATTTGTGTTTATCGATTTGACACTGAAAATTATACTGCTTTATTAATGGAATGTACCCACCAAGGAGCCGAATTACAAGTATATGGAGACAAGCTTCAATGCTCTGCTCACGGAAGTGAGTTTAACAATAAAGGCCTTGTTGAAGATGGTCCTGCAACAACTCATTTGAGAAATTTTCCGATACTGATTGAAAACAACATCCTAAAAATATCATTAAAAAAATGA
- a CDS encoding BrxA/BrxB family bacilliredoxin — MYPEEMVKPMQAELTTAGFQDLHTVEAVENAIKSAGTTLVVVNSVCGCAARNARPGAKMSLDNAKKPSNLVTVFAGVDREAVEAARGFMFPFPPSSPSIALFKDGELVHMLERHHIEGRPAETIAENLKDAFNEYC, encoded by the coding sequence ATGTATCCAGAAGAAATGGTAAAACCTATGCAGGCTGAATTAACAACTGCAGGTTTTCAAGATTTACATACTGTAGAGGCTGTAGAAAATGCAATAAAATCAGCAGGAACAACACTTGTAGTAGTAAACTCTGTTTGTGGTTGTGCTGCTAGAAATGCACGTCCAGGAGCAAAAATGAGTTTGGATAATGCTAAGAAACCTTCAAATCTAGTAACTGTTTTTGCAGGAGTAGACAGAGAAGCGGTTGAAGCTGCAAGAGGATTTATGTTTCCTTTTCCTCCTTCTTCACCAAGTATTGCTTTATTCAAAGACGGTGAGTTAGTTCACATGTTAGAACGTCACCACATTGAAGGACGTCCAGCTGAAACAATAGCTGAGAACTTAAAAGATGCTTTCAACGAGTATTGCTAA
- a CDS encoding outer membrane beta-barrel protein: MKKYSLLVIAFLFSVGMMAQDRGSVVLDLHGSYTFSNNVNFDYGHLKIGDGFTYGAGFEFFPQKNSSIELKYLRLDTSMDIDVPNNIAGYNDKNGNGAFNYILIGGNHYFDSGSNAVPYLGGGLGMAITEGPYGGSDTNFAWELKGGVKIKTHSSVSVSLQANLISTWAAAGTDTYWGYWGPYAVQDYAVSYQFGLGAVIGFNLK; this comes from the coding sequence ATGAAAAAGTACAGTTTATTAGTAATCGCATTTTTATTTTCAGTAGGTATGATGGCTCAAGATAGAGGATCAGTTGTACTAGACCTTCACGGAAGCTACACTTTTTCTAACAACGTAAATTTTGATTACGGGCATTTAAAAATAGGGGATGGTTTTACATATGGTGCTGGATTTGAATTTTTCCCACAAAAAAACTCGTCTATAGAGCTTAAATATTTAAGATTAGATACTTCTATGGATATTGATGTCCCTAATAATATAGCTGGATACAATGATAAAAATGGTAACGGGGCATTCAATTATATCTTAATAGGTGGTAATCATTATTTTGATAGCGGAAGCAATGCAGTTCCTTATTTAGGAGGTGGACTTGGTATGGCTATTACTGAGGGACCATATGGAGGAAGCGACACTAATTTTGCATGGGAACTCAAAGGGGGGGTTAAAATCAAAACGCACTCTAGTGTTTCTGTAAGCCTTCAAGCAAATCTTATTTCGACTTGGGCTGCTGCAGGTACAGATACCTATTGGGGTTACTGGGGACCTTATGCCGTACAGGATTATGCAGTTTCTTATCAATTTGGTTTAGGTGCCGTAATTGGATTTAATTTGAAATAA
- a CDS encoding CoA transferase subunit B, with protein MALDKIGIAKRIAKELKDRYFVNLGIGIPTLVANYIPKGIDVEFQSENGVLGMGPFPFEGDEDADIINAGKQTITTLPGASFFDSATSFGMIRGQHVDLTILGAMEVSENGDIANWKIPGKMVKGMGGAMDLVASAENIIVAMMHVNKAGESKILKKCTLPLTGVGCVKKVVTELAVLEITPKGFKLLERAPGVSVEHIIASTEANLIIEGEIPEMEIN; from the coding sequence ATGGCATTAGATAAAATAGGAATCGCAAAACGAATTGCGAAAGAATTGAAAGATCGTTATTTCGTCAATTTAGGCATCGGAATACCTACTTTGGTGGCCAACTATATCCCTAAAGGAATTGACGTCGAATTTCAAAGCGAAAATGGTGTTCTGGGCATGGGACCTTTCCCTTTCGAAGGTGATGAAGATGCAGATATTATTAATGCGGGAAAGCAAACCATAACAACTTTACCGGGAGCTTCTTTTTTTGATTCCGCAACTAGTTTTGGAATGATTCGTGGGCAGCATGTAGATCTAACGATCCTTGGTGCTATGGAAGTTTCAGAAAATGGAGATATTGCCAACTGGAAGATTCCTGGAAAAATGGTTAAAGGAATGGGAGGTGCGATGGATCTTGTAGCTTCGGCCGAGAATATTATAGTGGCGATGATGCATGTTAATAAAGCCGGAGAATCAAAAATATTAAAAAAATGTACTTTACCATTAACAGGTGTGGGTTGCGTTAAAAAAGTAGTGACTGAATTGGCAGTACTAGAAATTACTCCAAAAGGGTTTAAACTACTGGAACGTGCTCCAGGAGTAAGTGTAGAACATATTATTGCATCTACAGAAGCCAACTTAATAATTGAAGGTGAAATTCCAGAAATGGAAATTAACTAA
- a CDS encoding CoA transferase subunit A — protein sequence MINKKVNTVQEALQGIEDGMTLMLGGFGLCGIPENAIAELVQKETTNLTCISNNAGVDDFGLGLLLQKKQIKKMISSYVGENAEFERQMLSGELEVDLIPQGTLAERCRAAQAGIPAFFTPAGYGTEVAEGKEVREFNGKMHIMEHAFKADFAIVKAWKGDTAGNLIFKGTARNFNPCMCGAAKVTIAEVEELVEAGTLDPNQIHISGILVQRIFQGERYEKRIEQRTTRKRE from the coding sequence ATGATTAACAAAAAAGTAAATACCGTTCAAGAAGCATTACAAGGAATAGAAGACGGGATGACCCTTATGCTTGGTGGATTTGGATTGTGTGGCATACCCGAAAATGCTATTGCCGAATTGGTCCAAAAAGAAACCACAAATTTAACTTGCATCTCAAACAATGCTGGAGTTGATGATTTTGGTCTAGGTTTGTTATTGCAAAAAAAGCAAATTAAAAAAATGATTTCTTCCTACGTGGGTGAAAATGCAGAATTCGAGCGTCAAATGCTTTCTGGGGAACTTGAGGTAGATCTTATTCCACAAGGAACTTTGGCAGAAAGATGTCGAGCGGCACAAGCAGGAATTCCAGCTTTTTTCACACCTGCAGGTTATGGAACCGAAGTGGCTGAAGGCAAAGAAGTTCGTGAATTTAATGGTAAAATGCACATTATGGAACACGCTTTCAAAGCCGATTTTGCCATTGTAAAAGCTTGGAAAGGAGATACTGCAGGAAATCTTATTTTCAAAGGAACAGCCAGAAACTTCAACCCATGTATGTGTGGTGCTGCCAAAGTTACCATAGCCGAAGTAGAAGAATTGGTCGAGGCAGGTACCTTAGATCCTAATCAAATTCATATTTCCGGGATTTTAGTACAACGTATCTTCCAAGGGGAACGATATGAGAAAAGAATCGAACAACGCACTACCAGAAAAAGAGAGTAG